In Dyadobacter subterraneus, a single genomic region encodes these proteins:
- a CDS encoding DUF2911 domain-containing protein encodes MKSLFFSLFLTLVGLSFASAQTAPESPRITAEGKNVSVAYGQPSKRGRVLFGKEGSGSLEPFGKVWRIGANNATEITFKKDGMFGGKAVKAGTYTFFAIPNEKEWTLILNSELKQWGAYKYEEIKGKDVLKVTVPAKTYSTSSEKLTFTVKDTELQFQWDKSGFSVPLKF; translated from the coding sequence ATGAAATCACTATTTTTCAGTTTATTTCTAACATTAGTCGGTCTATCATTTGCATCGGCACAAACTGCTCCTGAAAGCCCAAGAATCACAGCTGAAGGCAAAAACGTTTCAGTGGCATATGGACAACCCTCAAAACGCGGTCGTGTTCTTTTTGGAAAAGAAGGAAGCGGAAGCCTTGAACCTTTCGGAAAAGTTTGGAGAATCGGAGCTAATAACGCTACGGAGATCACATTCAAAAAAGACGGAATGTTTGGTGGCAAAGCGGTTAAAGCCGGTACTTACACCTTCTTCGCAATTCCAAATGAAAAAGAATGGACTTTGATTCTTAACAGCGAACTGAAACAATGGGGCGCCTATAAATATGAAGAGATAAAAGGTAAAGATGTTTTGAAAGTAACCGTTCCTGCAAAAACTTATTCAACATCTTCTGAAAAATTGACTTTCACAGTTAAAGATACTGAATTGCAATTCCAGTGGGACAAATCAGGTTTTTCTGTTCCTTTGAAATTCTGA